From a region of the Synechococcus sp. PCC 7502 genome:
- a CDS encoding TetR/AcrR family transcriptional regulator yields the protein MTNVKRTREDILEAVLELIHRQGFQSTGLKELFTVSQTSSGSFYNYFHSKDDLAHALIDFKWEKIKSGFLKIANDKDDWADNVIAQKAIAKVYALIDFMEASHAEELDCSGCFLGNLIVDLVAYDPSFRTHLIEIFNQWQELIAQLLHQAKNQLKPEINPDMLAEEILTVMQGTLLMNRLYNQSDRLHRGFNLMRSLVNAALIP from the coding sequence ATGACCAACGTTAAGCGCACTCGTGAAGATATTTTAGAAGCAGTTTTGGAGTTAATTCATCGCCAAGGTTTTCAATCTACGGGTTTAAAGGAGTTATTTACAGTCAGTCAAACTTCTTCGGGCAGTTTCTATAACTATTTTCACTCCAAGGATGATTTAGCCCATGCCCTTATTGATTTCAAATGGGAAAAAATCAAATCTGGTTTTCTCAAAATTGCCAATGATAAAGATGATTGGGCTGATAATGTAATTGCTCAAAAGGCGATCGCTAAGGTATATGCGCTTATAGATTTTATGGAAGCCAGCCATGCGGAGGAGCTAGATTGTAGTGGCTGTTTTTTAGGTAATTTGATTGTCGATTTAGTTGCCTATGATCCTTCGTTTCGGACACACCTTATAGAGATATTTAATCAATGGCAGGAATTAATTGCTCAACTTTTACACCAAGCAAAAAATCAGCTAAAACCAGAGATAAATCCAGATATGTTAGCTGAAGAGATATTAACCGTAATGCAGGGAACCTTACTGATGAATCGTCTATATAATCAGAGCGATCGCCTGCACCGAGGATTTAATTTAATGCGTAGTCTAGTTAATGCAGCCCTTATTCCTTGA
- a CDS encoding DUF6515 family protein, with protein sequence MKFPTTQALLTLAIMLGSAGISTFDSAFALSKTETSSIKSNKTLISQRNNDDRNDNKDNRPTRNDDRNNRTNAPDRTPVNVIRPNVNVNVNRPNDWNRSPVNVVRPNVNVNVNRPNDWNRPNVPNIYVNPSNVNRSNDWDRRNVNRPNDWNRPNVPNIYVNPSNVNRSNDWDRRNVNRSNDWNRRNVVIRPNNWSRPTIINNNNYVSVFNNRDRGWYGGGWNGRGYYTPPGWNIADFVSGLIIGAILTSPPPYYSNVYVSGNTYLYSDGVFLRPINNRYTVVAPPIGAVVYSLADGCTPDPTNFNDATQYNCSGVLYEPFYDGDYQAYRVIGY encoded by the coding sequence ATGAAATTCCCTACAACTCAGGCACTTCTAACGCTAGCAATCATGCTTGGCTCTGCTGGCATCTCTACTTTTGATTCCGCCTTTGCGCTCTCGAAAACTGAAACCTCTTCTATTAAAAGTAATAAGACCTTAATAAGTCAACGCAATAATGATGATCGGAATGACAATAAAGATAATAGACCCACAAGAAACGATGATCGAAATAATCGTACTAATGCTCCCGATCGCACCCCTGTTAATGTGATTCGTCCTAACGTTAATGTGAATGTAAATCGTCCCAATGATTGGAATCGCAGCCCTGTTAATGTGGTTCGTCCTAACGTCAATGTGAATGTAAATCGTCCTAATGATTGGAATCGCCCTAATGTTCCCAATATTTATGTAAATCCTTCAAATGTAAATCGCTCTAACGATTGGGATCGTCGTAATGTAAATCGTCCCAATGATTGGAATCGCCCTAATGTTCCCAATATTTATGTAAATCCTTCAAATGTAAATCGTTCTAACGATTGGGATCGTCGTAATGTGAATCGTTCCAATGATTGGAATCGCCGTAATGTTGTAATTCGCCCGAATAATTGGAGTCGCCCCACTATTATCAATAACAACAACTATGTCAGCGTTTTCAATAATAGAGACCGTGGTTGGTATGGAGGCGGATGGAATGGTCGTGGCTACTACACCCCCCCTGGATGGAATATTGCTGATTTTGTATCTGGCTTAATCATCGGTGCAATTCTAACTTCTCCGCCTCCCTATTACAGCAATGTATATGTCAGTGGAAATACTTATCTCTATTCCGATGGAGTATTTCTGCGCCCAATCAATAACCGATACACTGTGGTCGCTCCCCCGATTGGGGCAGTTGTATATTCTCTGGCAGATGGCTGCACTCCTGATCCCACTAACTTTAATGATGCGACCCAATACAATTGCAGTGGAGTACTATATGAACCCTTCTATGATGGTGATTATCAAGCCTATAGAGTGATTGGGTACTAA
- the gltX gene encoding glutamate--tRNA ligase, with the protein MAVRVRIAPSPTGNLHIGTARTALFNWLYAKRHQGEFILRVEDTDQERSQDKYTQNILEGLKWLGIDYNSGPFFQTQRLEQYRAAIHILLDQELAYYCYCTEAELEQMREEQKAQKQAPRYDNRHRYLTKQQRAEFAAAGRKPVIRFMIEEPREVSWFDMVRGEVTWNTKDLGGDLVIARVDDHGQVSLPLYNFAVVIDDIDMEITHVIRGEDHIANTAKQILLYEALGAEIPEFCHLPLILNSQGAKISKRDGATSVSEFQQLGYVPEAFNNYMVLLGWSDPNGREIFTPSEVAEVFEFERVNKAGARFDWDKLNWLNSQYLHSMDVEDLCDRLIPFWQSAGFELGDRGWLIDVVKLIAPSLTVLTDAVEMTRYLFSEDLAYKDEAITVLKQESTKPVLIAVAQALKDIETLTPESASNLFQTVAKSLSLKKGAVMKPLRCALSGDIHGPDLSASLLLLHQRILDQNSVALTRIEKALNL; encoded by the coding sequence GTGGCTGTTCGTGTTCGTATTGCTCCAAGTCCAACTGGAAATCTTCATATTGGCACTGCTCGCACTGCTTTATTTAACTGGCTTTATGCTAAGCGGCACCAAGGAGAGTTTATTCTGCGTGTAGAGGATACTGATCAAGAGCGATCGCAGGATAAATATACACAAAATATTTTAGAAGGATTGAAATGGCTTGGAATCGACTATAACTCTGGTCCATTTTTTCAAACTCAACGCCTAGAACAGTATCGTGCTGCCATTCATATACTTTTAGACCAGGAACTTGCCTACTATTGCTACTGCACAGAGGCGGAACTGGAACAAATGCGAGAAGAGCAAAAAGCCCAAAAACAAGCTCCCCGCTATGATAACCGTCATCGCTATTTAACCAAACAACAACGTGCCGAGTTTGCTGCTGCTGGCAGAAAGCCTGTAATTCGCTTTATGATCGAAGAACCCCGTGAGGTCAGTTGGTTTGATATGGTGCGGGGCGAAGTCACTTGGAATACCAAGGATTTGGGCGGCGATTTGGTCATTGCTAGGGTGGATGATCACGGACAGGTATCTTTGCCTTTGTATAATTTTGCGGTGGTCATAGATGACATTGATATGGAAATCACCCATGTCATTCGAGGTGAGGATCACATTGCCAATACCGCTAAGCAGATTTTACTCTATGAGGCATTGGGGGCAGAGATTCCTGAATTTTGCCATTTACCCTTAATTCTTAATTCCCAAGGTGCTAAAATTTCTAAGCGAGATGGGGCAACTTCGGTGTCTGAGTTTCAACAATTGGGTTATGTACCTGAAGCATTTAATAATTACATGGTATTACTGGGTTGGTCAGACCCGAACGGCAGAGAAATTTTTACACCCTCAGAAGTGGCTGAAGTATTTGAGTTTGAGCGTGTTAACAAGGCGGGGGCAAGGTTTGATTGGGATAAGCTGAATTGGCTCAATAGTCAGTATCTGCATAGTATGGATGTGGAAGATTTATGCGATCGCCTGATTCCGTTTTGGCAGTCTGCTGGTTTTGAGTTGGGAGATCGAGGTTGGTTAATTGATGTCGTTAAATTAATTGCACCAAGTCTTACGGTTCTGACCGATGCCGTAGAAATGACTAGGTATTTATTTAGTGAAGACCTTGCGTATAAAGATGAGGCGATCACTGTGCTTAAACAAGAATCAACTAAACCAGTCTTAATCGCAGTGGCACAAGCATTAAAAGATATTGAAACCCTCACACCTGAGTCAGCCAGTAACTTATTCCAAACTGTGGCAAAGTCTCTAAGTTTGAAAAAAGGTGCGGTAATGAAACCACTACGCTGTGCGCTATCGGGAGATATTCATGGTCCTGATTTAAGTGCATCTCTACTATTGCTACATCAAAGAATACTGGATCAAAACAGCGTGGCTTTAACCAGAATTGAGAAAGCATTGAATCTCTAG
- a CDS encoding OsmC family protein, translating into MTKTATATVATPLRPISKDGLIALAEKAKANPNVIKSLPVTTVCEGQFRNLTYVRDLPAHVIDEPPSLLGEDTAPNPSEAVLASLGSCLSVGIHANATMRGITLTKLELHLEGDINITGVWGIGDLSEKRLGFTDIRVKVDIEGDASREELDALVAHSNIWSPVANTLRNPVSVEVGLA; encoded by the coding sequence ATGACTAAAACTGCAACCGCTACAGTCGCTACTCCGCTTCGTCCCATTAGTAAAGATGGCTTAATTGCCCTTGCGGAGAAAGCTAAGGCTAATCCCAATGTGATCAAGTCCCTTCCTGTCACCACCGTATGTGAAGGACAATTTCGCAACCTTACCTATGTGCGAGACTTACCTGCCCATGTCATTGATGAACCACCTTCGCTTTTAGGTGAGGATACTGCCCCTAATCCTTCGGAAGCGGTTTTAGCCAGTTTAGGGTCTTGCCTTTCTGTAGGTATTCATGCCAATGCCACCATGCGTGGAATTACTTTAACTAAGTTAGAACTACACCTAGAGGGTGATATTAACATCACTGGAGTTTGGGGAATTGGAGACTTATCAGAAAAACGCTTAGGTTTCACTGATATTAGGGTAAAGGTGGATATTGAAGGAGATGCCAGTCGGGAAGAATTAGATGCTTTAGTGGCTCACTCTAATATTTGGTCTCCAGTTGCCAACACTTTGCGGAATCCTGTCAGTGTGGAAGTCGGCTTAGCGTAG
- a CDS encoding acyl-CoA dehydrogenase family protein, with protein MPVVGKIEQLEQPVSKDLSQGHEHLIPKLRQAIAQNLAPQVTSIDLKGEYPTQFMFEIGKLGAYSQAVTSECGGVGSGLQSALRAIEAVSETCMSTGFMVWCHNACAWYIQNSNNDYLKTQILPQVAQGKVLCGTGLSNPMKHFAGIEKIAIAAKRCEGGYILNGMLPWVSNIDVDHYWAIAAKVEGGEDYLMGVVSGNLKGLTLRQNAHFIALEGTKTYSCVFRDVFLQDQWVLAAPCENYVEKIKPGFILTQVGMGLGVISSCIDLIKKTNVNKSHVNCYLEDGAEELEEELDALRMKSYLLAEIIHCGGRIFSKDILKGVIECRVASSELSLRASQSAMLHAGARGYIHGSEFERKLRESYFVAIVTPALKHLKKMLYKMQFNS; from the coding sequence ATGCCAGTAGTTGGAAAAATTGAACAACTTGAACAACCAGTTAGCAAAGACTTATCCCAAGGTCATGAACATCTTATTCCTAAATTACGGCAGGCGATCGCCCAGAACTTAGCCCCTCAAGTTACAAGTATTGATCTTAAAGGTGAATATCCCACCCAGTTCATGTTTGAAATTGGCAAACTGGGAGCATATTCTCAAGCTGTAACTTCTGAATGTGGTGGAGTTGGCTCAGGTTTGCAGTCGGCATTGCGGGCGATCGAGGCTGTTTCAGAAACTTGTATGAGTACGGGCTTTATGGTGTGGTGTCATAATGCGTGCGCTTGGTATATCCAAAATAGTAATAATGATTACCTAAAGACTCAGATTTTACCGCAGGTGGCACAGGGGAAAGTGTTGTGTGGGACGGGTTTATCTAACCCTATGAAGCATTTTGCAGGCATTGAAAAGATTGCGATCGCCGCAAAACGTTGTGAAGGTGGATATATTCTCAATGGCATGTTACCTTGGGTTTCAAATATTGATGTGGATCACTATTGGGCGATCGCTGCTAAGGTTGAAGGCGGTGAAGATTACCTTATGGGAGTTGTTTCTGGTAACTTAAAAGGCTTAACCCTAAGACAGAATGCCCATTTTATTGCCCTAGAGGGAACTAAAACCTATAGCTGCGTATTTAGGGATGTATTTCTCCAAGATCAATGGGTATTAGCAGCACCCTGTGAAAATTATGTGGAGAAAATCAAGCCTGGTTTTATCCTGACTCAAGTGGGAATGGGACTAGGGGTAATTTCTAGCTGTATTGACCTGATTAAAAAAACTAATGTCAATAAATCCCATGTCAATTGCTATTTGGAGGATGGGGCTGAAGAATTAGAAGAAGAGTTAGATGCCTTGAGAATGAAGTCCTATCTATTAGCTGAAATTATTCACTGTGGGGGCAGGATTTTTAGTAAGGATATTCTCAAAGGTGTAATTGAATGCCGTGTTGCCTCTTCAGAACTATCCTTAAGAGCTTCTCAATCGGCGATGCTCCATGCCGGTGCCAGGGGTTATATTCATGGTAGTGAATTTGAGCGGAAGTTAAGAGAATCCTATTTTGTGGCGATCGTTACTCCCGCCTTAAAGCATTTGAAAAAGATGTTATACAAAATGCAATTTAATTCATAA
- a CDS encoding CmpA/NrtA family ABC transporter substrate-binding protein, producing the protein MNALVEEIANGEAYSLDNFRSQIKCSCGGSHSEDEHWKYVSDMPSDPIALADDYLRMGLYKPEAIALGENLTKAEMMEALLIQNTAGDDPLRRQLCEELIKEAGGLDAALSAAFGVNADEFLGTTLNRGEFSRRRFLKQITMAAGLLSLGFSTQAALTQQDLQAQGSLEKSKLRIGFIPITCATPILMSKPLGFYKKYGLEVDLVKMPSWAAVRDSAIAGELDAYHMLTPMPIALSIGLGSATFPVRLASIENIHGQSIVLANKHKDKVKSAKDFKGLSIGIPFPFSNHNLLMRYYLAAGGLNPDKDVQLQVIPPPDALAKMTSGQLDAFLLPDNVGQRAVFNKVGFIHLLTKELWTGHPCCAFAASQAWISTNPNTFRAVNKAIIDGCGYSRNAINRSVIAKAIAPREYLNAPEPVIKAVLTGNFEDGQGNTFNIKDRVDFDPYPWKSFAYWINSQLVRWNLLPAQKARYEAIANQVFLDDIARTLAKEVGQKPPSAELRTEKLKYDTFDPKKASAYIVDQKKKYGV; encoded by the coding sequence ATGAATGCTCTAGTTGAAGAAATTGCGAATGGGGAAGCTTATTCTTTAGATAATTTCAGAAGTCAGATTAAGTGTTCCTGTGGTGGTTCTCATTCTGAAGATGAACATTGGAAATACGTTTCAGATATGCCTTCTGATCCCATTGCCTTAGCTGATGATTACCTGAGAATGGGATTATATAAACCAGAGGCGATCGCTTTAGGTGAGAATTTAACCAAGGCAGAAATGATGGAGGCTTTATTAATCCAAAATACTGCTGGTGATGATCCGTTAAGACGACAGCTTTGTGAAGAGTTAATTAAGGAAGCAGGTGGATTGGATGCGGCATTAAGTGCTGCTTTTGGCGTGAATGCTGATGAGTTTTTAGGAACTACCCTAAATAGAGGCGAATTTAGCAGAAGAAGGTTTCTGAAACAGATTACCATGGCGGCGGGACTTCTTTCTTTGGGATTTTCCACCCAAGCTGCCCTAACTCAGCAGGATTTACAAGCTCAGGGAAGCTTAGAGAAATCAAAACTAAGAATCGGCTTTATTCCCATTACCTGTGCCACGCCAATTTTAATGTCTAAGCCCTTGGGATTCTATAAGAAATACGGCTTGGAAGTAGATTTAGTGAAAATGCCTAGTTGGGCAGCAGTCAGAGACTCGGCGATCGCGGGAGAATTAGATGCCTATCACATGCTTACGCCTATGCCCATTGCCCTATCCATCGGTTTGGGTTCGGCTACGTTTCCTGTGCGGCTGGCTAGCATTGAGAATATTCACGGACAGTCGATCGTCCTTGCCAATAAGCATAAGGATAAAGTCAAGTCTGCTAAGGACTTCAAAGGATTAAGTATCGGTATTCCTTTCCCCTTTTCCAATCATAATCTGCTCATGCGCTATTATTTGGCGGCTGGTGGACTTAATCCTGATAAAGATGTCCAACTTCAAGTAATTCCTCCTCCTGATGCCCTAGCAAAGATGACCTCTGGACAGCTAGATGCTTTCCTGTTACCTGATAATGTGGGACAGAGGGCGGTATTTAATAAAGTTGGGTTTATTCATTTACTAACTAAGGAACTGTGGACGGGACATCCCTGTTGTGCTTTTGCTGCCAGTCAAGCATGGATTAGTACTAACCCTAATACCTTCCGTGCCGTGAACAAAGCAATTATTGATGGCTGTGGCTATTCTCGCAATGCAATTAATCGTTCTGTGATTGCTAAGGCGATCGCTCCACGGGAATATCTCAATGCCCCTGAACCAGTAATTAAAGCAGTGCTAACTGGAAATTTTGAAGATGGACAGGGTAATACCTTTAATATTAAAGACCGAGTAGATTTCGATCCCTATCCTTGGAAAAGCTTTGCCTACTGGATTAATTCCCAATTAGTACGTTGGAATCTGCTCCCTGCCCAAAAAGCCAGATATGAAGCAATTGCTAACCAAGTATTTTTAGATGATATTGCCAGAACTTTAGCAAAGGAAGTAGGACAGAAGCCGCCGAGTGCTGAGCTAAGGACAGAAAAGCTTAAGTATGATACCTTTGACCCCAAAAAAGCATCAGCCTACATTGTCGACCAAAAGAAGAAGTACGGAGTTTAG
- a CDS encoding ABC transporter permease: protein MGRFWEQNRNLMAFGVFIVSFCLIAGFWELGAKLQIFSPLMPSASQTGADFWQWISDPFYDRGSNDKGIGWQLLASLRRVLTGFAIGSAIAIPLGIIIGLSEVLSKAIDPYIQLLKPVSPLAWLPFL, encoded by the coding sequence ATGGGTAGGTTTTGGGAACAAAATCGCAATCTTATGGCATTTGGGGTATTTATAGTTTCTTTTTGCCTAATTGCGGGCTTTTGGGAACTTGGTGCTAAATTACAAATTTTCTCTCCATTAATGCCATCAGCTAGTCAGACTGGGGCAGATTTCTGGCAATGGATTAGCGATCCCTTTTATGATCGAGGTTCTAATGATAAAGGCATAGGCTGGCAACTGTTAGCGAGTTTACGCCGAGTTTTAACTGGGTTTGCCATTGGGTCAGCGATCGCCATTCCTTTGGGAATTATCATCGGCTTATCTGAGGTGCTATCTAAAGCGATTGATCCCTATATTCAGTTACTCAAACCAGTATCACCGTTGGCTTGGCTACCTTTCCTTTAG
- a CDS encoding ABC transporter permease, protein MATFPLGLGLLKDSENTALFVIAITSMWPTLINTKFGVSNVDKSYLDVARSLGASKWRTIQKVILPAAAPSIVAGLRISIGIAWLVIVAAEILLGGTGIGYFIWNEWNNLSITSIITAIIVIGFVGLLFDRLFGLLQHWVSFGRQV, encoded by the coding sequence TTGGCTACCTTTCCTTTAGGCTTAGGGTTACTTAAGGACTCTGAAAATACGGCTTTGTTTGTCATTGCCATCACCAGTATGTGGCCCACGTTAATTAATACAAAATTTGGCGTTAGTAATGTCGATAAATCCTACTTAGATGTGGCGAGATCGCTGGGAGCATCCAAATGGCGAACTATTCAAAAAGTGATTTTGCCTGCGGCGGCTCCGAGTATTGTAGCTGGACTTCGCATTAGTATCGGTATTGCTTGGCTAGTGATTGTGGCAGCAGAAATTTTACTCGGTGGCACAGGGATAGGCTATTTTATTTGGAATGAATGGAATAATCTCAGCATTACCAGCATTATCACCGCTATTATCGTGATTGGGTTTGTGGGGTTACTGTTTGATCGCCTATTTGGACTACTGCAACATTGGGTATCTTTTGGGAGACAGGTATGA
- a CDS encoding ABC transporter ATP-binding protein: MIFSDSSLNRREDSEPSVQLSLQNISMVYTGRRGFVDKLLHRTSRDYVALANISLDIAPNTFVSIIGPSGCGKSTLLNVIAGLVQPSAGSVIINGKKVTTPGADRGIVFQNYSLMPWMTVAENIRFAIETVYPKLSLNEQNYIVHEYIDLVGLKGTEKRHPHELSGGMKQRVGIARALAINPQILLMDEPFGALDALTRGFLQDEVERIWEQQRKTVVLITHSIEEALLLSDRIVMMTRGPAAKIAQILEVPFPRPRHRDTLDQDPAYHDLKAQMEQHLSRETRAVEESRL; the protein is encoded by the coding sequence ATGATTTTTTCTGATTCTAGTCTTAATCGCAGAGAAGATAGTGAACCTAGTGTCCAGTTATCTCTCCAAAATATCTCTATGGTCTATACAGGTCGAAGAGGATTTGTGGATAAGTTGCTGCACCGCACCTCTAGGGATTACGTAGCTTTGGCAAATATTAGCCTAGACATCGCTCCTAATACCTTTGTATCCATTATCGGACCTTCGGGCTGTGGCAAATCAACTTTACTGAATGTGATCGCAGGGCTTGTCCAACCCAGTGCAGGCTCTGTGATTATTAATGGCAAAAAGGTAACAACACCGGGCGCAGATCGAGGTATTGTCTTCCAAAACTATTCCCTCATGCCTTGGATGACCGTTGCGGAAAATATTCGGTTTGCGATCGAAACTGTCTATCCTAAGTTGTCCCTGAACGAACAAAACTACATTGTCCACGAGTATATTGATTTAGTAGGATTAAAAGGAACGGAAAAAAGACATCCCCACGAACTCTCTGGAGGAATGAAACAACGGGTCGGTATCGCTAGGGCATTGGCAATTAATCCACAAATATTACTTATGGATGAGCCTTTTGGTGCCTTGGATGCTTTAACTCGAGGATTTCTACAAGATGAAGTGGAAAGAATTTGGGAACAACAGCGCAAAACCGTAGTTTTAATTACCCATAGTATTGAAGAGGCATTATTACTGAGCGATCGCATTGTGATGATGACTAGAGGACCTGCTGCAAAGATTGCCCAAATTTTGGAAGTTCCCTTTCCCCGTCCCCGCCACCGTGATACCTTAGATCAAGACCCCGCTTACCACGATCTAAAAGCACAAATGGAGCAGCACCTATCCCGTGAAACCCGTGCAGTTGAAGAATCTCGCTTATAA
- the cynS gene encoding cyanase — MSITSKLLAAKKAKNISFSDLEQLVGRDEVWIAALFYGQASASTEEAEKITQALGLGSDVIEALTSYPIKGLGPVVPTDPLVYRFYEIMQVYGLPMKEVIQEKFGDGIMSAIDFTLDIEKIEDPKGDRVLVTMNGKFLPYKKW; from the coding sequence ATGTCTATTACTTCCAAACTTTTAGCCGCCAAAAAAGCCAAAAACATCTCATTTAGCGATCTAGAACAATTAGTTGGAAGGGATGAAGTATGGATTGCGGCTTTGTTTTATGGTCAAGCCAGCGCCTCTACGGAAGAAGCGGAAAAAATTACCCAAGCGTTAGGGCTAGGTTCAGATGTAATCGAGGCTTTAACTAGCTACCCAATCAAGGGCTTAGGTCCTGTTGTCCCCACCGATCCCTTAGTCTATCGTTTTTATGAAATCATGCAGGTTTACGGATTACCCATGAAAGAAGTGATCCAAGAGAAATTTGGTGATGGCATTATGAGTGCCATTGATTTCACCCTTGATATTGAGAAAATTGAGGACCCCAAGGGCGATCGCGTTCTAGTCACTATGAACGGTAAGTTTCTGCCCTATAAAAAATGGTAA
- the upp gene encoding uracil phosphoribosyltransferase — protein sequence MTEQLKVFVKKHPLIDHWLTIARDKNTPVPIFRTAMQELGKWLTYEAIRDWLPTQPVNVETPLAVSQGEVIDASVPLAIVPILRAGLPLLESCQALVPNASIYHLGFVRDEATLENSLYLNRLPRQLLPQTRILITEPMLATGGTIMSALNLLTASGADPSLIRIINIVCAPPALQKINQNFPSVQIYSAMIDPEVNAQGWIVPGLGDAGDRSFGTF from the coding sequence ATGACCGAGCAACTCAAAGTTTTTGTAAAAAAGCACCCCTTAATTGATCATTGGTTGACGATCGCTAGAGATAAAAATACCCCTGTACCTATATTTCGTACTGCCATGCAGGAGTTAGGGAAATGGCTAACCTACGAAGCGATTAGAGATTGGCTACCCACTCAACCTGTCAATGTGGAAACTCCTCTGGCTGTGTCCCAAGGTGAAGTCATAGATGCTTCTGTGCCTTTGGCGATCGTTCCGATTTTAAGGGCGGGACTACCCCTGCTAGAAAGTTGTCAGGCTCTAGTTCCCAATGCCAGTATTTATCATCTGGGTTTTGTTAGGGATGAAGCTACCTTAGAAAATAGTTTATATCTGAACAGGCTACCCCGCCAACTGCTACCCCAAACCCGTATTCTAATTACAGAGCCAATGCTAGCAACGGGGGGAACGATTATGTCTGCTTTGAATTTACTTACAGCCAGTGGTGCCGATCCCAGTTTAATTCGGATTATTAACATTGTGTGTGCGCCACCTGCTCTGCAGAAAATCAATCAAAACTTCCCTTCTGTGCAAATCTACTCTGCCATGATTGATCCAGAGGTAAATGCACAAGGTTGGATTGTTCCCGGTTTAGGCGATGCAGGCGATCGATCATTTGGTACTTTTTGA
- a CDS encoding TerB family tellurite resistance protein: MIMEPLPPAITPYQMDILRVVTAMAWSDGELEVDEITVMLEQFAQLFASSDAERSALVQELREYFNQNLPLEDCLKRLRRHEDKQLVLKLSYQVIQASRRQPDEPLINLDEAAAYQKLKQLLELSDTEVAEIEAEVTENLSITDIATNLQALTSR, from the coding sequence ATGATTATGGAACCCTTACCTCCTGCAATTACACCTTACCAGATGGACATTCTCAGAGTAGTCACGGCTATGGCATGGTCTGATGGTGAGCTAGAAGTCGATGAAATTACCGTGATGCTAGAGCAGTTTGCTCAACTATTTGCCTCTAGTGATGCCGAACGTAGTGCCTTAGTTCAAGAATTAAGAGAATACTTTAATCAAAATCTGCCCCTTGAGGATTGTCTAAAACGCCTCCGCCGTCATGAGGATAAGCAGTTAGTCCTAAAATTATCCTATCAAGTCATTCAAGCCAGTCGTCGTCAGCCCGATGAGCCGTTGATTAACCTGGATGAGGCAGCAGCATACCAAAAATTAAAACAACTATTAGAATTATCAGATACTGAAGTGGCAGAGATCGAAGCCGAAGTGACAGAGAATTTGAGTATTACTGATATAGCTACTAATCTCCAAGCTTTAACATCTAGGTAA
- a CDS encoding Crp/Fnr family transcriptional regulator codes for MAEKSDSQQKILSMPFFLGLPEEASLRATTQIVTRTHPPEQVILLENDWGNSVYFILSGWVKIRTYNLDGKEVTLNILGTGEMFGEMASLDQIPRSTDVITLAPTTIASLPATNFIHLVETEPIAGIHLARLLAKRLRQVNRRLRLRESDSTSRVVDVLLFLAEGQGTMGSMGVEIPNLPHRELSSLSGLARETVTRVLGKLERKNLIQRDTERDVLCITNPTGLESLMA; via the coding sequence ATGGCTGAAAAATCCGATTCCCAGCAAAAAATTCTGTCAATGCCGTTTTTTTTGGGCTTACCTGAAGAAGCATCATTACGGGCTACAACTCAAATTGTTACGAGAACTCATCCCCCTGAACAGGTGATTTTACTGGAAAATGATTGGGGAAATTCCGTGTACTTTATCCTTAGTGGCTGGGTCAAAATTCGCACCTATAACCTTGACGGTAAAGAAGTTACCCTAAATATTCTTGGTACTGGGGAAATGTTTGGCGAAATGGCATCCCTCGATCAAATTCCTCGCTCAACGGATGTAATCACCCTTGCTCCTACAACGATCGCCTCGCTACCCGCCACAAATTTTATACACCTAGTGGAAACGGAACCGATCGCTGGTATCCATTTAGCTCGCCTTTTAGCAAAAAGATTACGTCAAGTTAACCGCCGTCTGCGTTTACGCGAATCCGATAGCACTTCTAGGGTGGTCGATGTTTTATTATTTTTGGCAGAAGGACAGGGAACCATGGGAAGTATGGGTGTAGAAATTCCGAATCTGCCCCATCGAGAACTTAGCAGTCTAAGTGGTTTAGCGCGGGAAACTGTGACAAGAGTTTTGGGTAAACTAGAACGTAAGAACCTAATCCAAAGAGATACTGAACGGGATGTTTTGTGTATTACTAATCCCACGGGACTAGAAAGCTTAATGGCTTAG